One Kallotenue papyrolyticum genomic window carries:
- the queA gene encoding tRNA preQ1(34) S-adenosylmethionine ribosyltransferase-isomerase QueA translates to MRTEEFDYHLPEELIAQRPIEPRDAARLLVLERATGAITHDHFRNLGRYLQPGDLLVANESRVIPARLWGRKSTGGKVEVLLLRRRDDRAWEALVGGRGVRPGTTLRFEDAQTGAALSAEVVEVLPHGGRLLRFAQPVEELLARLGSMPLPPYIHAPLEDPERYQTVYSRTAGSAAAPTAGLHFTPQLIEELRAQGIGWATVTLHVGLDTFRPVQVDDPAQHKMHSEWFELPPATAEAINQTRAAGRRVVAVGTTTVRVLETAAQWAERAGHPTLQPCAGDTDIFIYPPYRFRAVDALITNFHLPKSTLIMLVSAFASREQILRAYNEAVRQRYRFFSFGDAMLIL, encoded by the coding sequence ATGCGCACCGAAGAGTTTGATTACCATCTGCCTGAAGAGCTGATCGCGCAACGTCCGATCGAGCCGCGTGACGCAGCGCGGCTGTTGGTGCTGGAGCGCGCCACGGGCGCCATCACGCACGACCACTTCCGCAACCTCGGGCGCTACCTGCAGCCCGGTGACCTGCTGGTGGCCAACGAGAGTCGCGTCATTCCGGCGCGGCTGTGGGGGCGCAAATCCACCGGCGGCAAGGTCGAAGTGCTGCTGCTGCGCCGCCGCGACGATCGCGCCTGGGAAGCGCTGGTGGGCGGGCGGGGCGTGCGTCCCGGCACGACGCTGCGCTTCGAAGATGCGCAGACTGGCGCAGCGCTCAGCGCCGAGGTGGTGGAGGTGCTGCCCCACGGTGGGCGACTGCTGCGCTTCGCGCAGCCGGTGGAGGAGCTCCTGGCGCGCCTGGGCAGCATGCCACTGCCGCCCTACATCCACGCGCCGCTGGAGGACCCGGAACGCTACCAGACGGTGTATAGCCGCACCGCAGGCTCGGCTGCCGCGCCGACCGCCGGCCTGCACTTTACGCCGCAGCTCATCGAGGAGCTGCGGGCGCAGGGCATCGGCTGGGCCACCGTCACGCTGCATGTGGGACTCGATACCTTTCGTCCGGTGCAGGTCGATGATCCGGCCCAGCACAAGATGCACAGCGAATGGTTCGAACTGCCGCCGGCGACCGCCGAGGCGATCAACCAGACGCGCGCCGCCGGTCGGCGCGTGGTGGCGGTGGGCACAACAACGGTGCGCGTGCTGGAGACGGCAGCGCAGTGGGCCGAGCGTGCCGGACACCCTACCCTGCAGCCCTGCGCGGGCGACACCGATATCTTCATCTACCCGCCCTACCGCTTCCGCGCCGTGGATGCGCTGATCACCAACTTCCACCTGCCCAAATCCACACTGATCATGCTGGTCAGCGCCTTTGCCAGCCGCGAGCAGATTCTGCGCGCCTACAACGAGGCCGTGCGCCAGCGCTACCGCTTCTTCAGCTTCGGCGACGCCATGCTGATCCTCTGA
- a CDS encoding carbohydrate kinase family protein: MAVRSDAMVICYGSILPDRVLRLPRFPRPGEGLHALDEALYLGGEPCNVGGHLAAWEVPVLLAGNDLGCDAAGAFVRSRLAARPNTTLVVRDDDRLQTPTCYVWATPDGERTMIPSWPKARSWALPDDAQLRAARLVSVSIYGPGMEAMIELARQHARPLAIADVSGPDDPRLAGAAIVTTSRAVLRLRWGVEDAIAWMRAVAARSGALVVVSDGPRPLWALTPEGGWWQVTPPAINVVDTTGAGDALKAGVIYGWLQGWPLARTLRWAVAAASLQCQWPGACERAPTPAEITALMARVPLVQRAPEHTIEYQGA; the protein is encoded by the coding sequence GTGGCCGTGAGGTCCGATGCGATGGTGATCTGCTACGGTTCGATCCTACCCGACCGGGTGTTGCGCCTGCCGCGCTTTCCGCGGCCCGGCGAAGGGCTGCATGCCCTGGACGAGGCACTCTACCTGGGCGGTGAGCCCTGCAATGTCGGCGGGCATCTGGCCGCCTGGGAGGTGCCGGTGCTGCTGGCCGGCAATGATCTGGGCTGCGATGCGGCGGGCGCGTTTGTGCGCTCCCGCCTGGCAGCGCGCCCCAACACAACGCTGGTGGTGCGTGACGATGACCGTCTCCAAACGCCCACCTGCTATGTCTGGGCCACGCCCGACGGTGAGCGCACCATGATTCCCTCCTGGCCGAAAGCGCGCTCCTGGGCGCTGCCTGATGATGCGCAGCTGCGCGCGGCGCGGCTGGTCAGTGTTTCGATCTATGGACCGGGCATGGAGGCGATGATCGAGCTGGCGCGACAGCATGCGCGGCCATTGGCGATCGCCGACGTCAGCGGTCCTGATGATCCGCGGCTGGCCGGCGCGGCGATCGTCACCACGTCGCGGGCCGTGCTGCGTCTGCGCTGGGGCGTGGAGGACGCGATCGCCTGGATGCGCGCGGTGGCGGCACGCTCGGGCGCGTTGGTTGTGGTCAGCGATGGGCCACGGCCGCTGTGGGCGCTGACGCCGGAGGGCGGCTGGTGGCAGGTCACGCCGCCGGCGATCAACGTGGTGGATACTACCGGCGCGGGCGATGCGCTCAAAGCCGGAGTGATCTACGGCTGGTTACAGGGCTGGCCCTTGGCACGGACGCTGCGTTGGGCGGTGGCTGCGGCCAGCCTCCAGTGCCAGTGGCCGGGTGCCTGCGAGCGCGCACCCACCCCGGCTGAGATCACGGCCCTCATGGCGCGCGTCCCGCTTGTGCAACGCGCGCCGGAGCATACCATTGAGTACCAAGGAGCCTGA
- a CDS encoding cytidine deaminase family protein, translating into MSDFEELYRQARMVARPRRLSELAEAGSVGAALLTDSGRIYTGVCIDTACSMGFCAEHAAAAAMVSAGESRVVRMVAVTWQGNVLPPCGRCREFLSQLHLENIQTEVLISPGRIVTLRELLPYAWHATR; encoded by the coding sequence ATGAGCGACTTCGAGGAACTGTATCGCCAGGCGCGCATGGTCGCCCGTCCGCGCCGCCTTTCGGAGCTGGCCGAAGCCGGCAGCGTGGGCGCAGCGTTGCTGACGGACAGCGGACGCATCTATACCGGGGTCTGTATCGATACCGCCTGCTCGATGGGCTTTTGTGCCGAACATGCCGCCGCTGCCGCAATGGTTAGCGCCGGTGAGAGCCGGGTCGTGCGGATGGTAGCGGTCACATGGCAGGGCAACGTTTTGCCTCCGTGCGGGCGATGCCGCGAATTTCTCAGCCAACTCCATCTGGAGAACATTCAGACCGAAGTGCTGATCAGCCCGGGCCGGATTGTGACCCTGCGTGAGCTCTTGCCCTACGCCTGGCACGCAACCCGCTAG